A genome region from Penaeus chinensis breed Huanghai No. 1 chromosome 15, ASM1920278v2, whole genome shotgun sequence includes the following:
- the LOC125032976 gene encoding uncharacterized protein LOC125032976 isoform X1 gives MSQRETAINTKLQCVLHHLTTYEAQEDGTSDGTLAAVEDDTVLHKLHSHVDLMLDAGGGYEWAQNVGLMNFVQTVLDPSVVSNPKNAGTVAFAIKILASVIKYGENIETFSEDKILVHFLVILPSIRNDPSLASASLTLVKALIKDKAGLHWIIKNGLWEKMLLPCLRSPSMFVQREGVDLIAAVMLLQIDTPHFSAMVKDLLIISDKFCELRQHVNGVLSEEIRQSSICVLNIFKQIFLQTLGKSAMYSQLRNVGDISTRLLSIIKHKVPVTSVTRASDVLILNLLHRFQEKLMGYGIFEQFLLDSLCADILSLTKLLLENGYIESFLRSSVNAHKYWRILVNNLKENKNIDITSVESILIIITGFQLTPIVSLYRASLGPIFTACPEKEKVIAKWNEELHSRINIKEENKNETAKLEKEIRKILEKDPVEALRLTVLCISSIISAADHLHLTTAVTVFQGLSFILISHNYATSPMSQHDGLQRAVIDGLRILVEKYNIDWRKTYVSVCLMGQLCELVKMPGISTQVKVAILKAMNSCINGFIPPVMSMLVNSERMEENSVELMGKILTIYLGDTEWEVRDSALELLLTCMKLAKEKYPYFVEWLLRYRLNDALLTALGDVEGYVRASALNVLANIIEIDKKSTSSQCHELVTKESITRKGGMPYKICPSKGTVWHELELENLPVRSLAAVLTEGEASVRRSAINLIQALFIAGKYEDMMMNTMVVPVIQHAAEDSDDEVRAASLEFIRVHIQGKLNKSGMVDGEFPMVTFSKGKITRLNKDEVRNRIHSLVTWVCDCGYLTSLLTCLKDPVTSVASKALEIIQFIGNLITKYEIRIEKSKPKSSDASYTVNLSPTKENIKEETPSTKVMVAGIEVTLPEDASALDKIDQTINDILSSSALSAVSLIKRPVGEYSSSPSLDNRDLKLSTDDIPSANPAIPVSSLLQCIDDLSHTNIKQDDSLDVSNFISLLDDILLDGGQKPLLSDDQRLRDCY, from the exons ATGAGCCAGAGGGAGACGGCGATCAACACCAAACTCCAGTGCGTGCTTCACCACCTCACGACCTACGAGGCCCAGGAGGACGGGACGAGCGATGGGACCCTGGCCGCGGTCGAGGACGACACCGTGCTCCACAAACTCCATTCCCACGTAGATTTGATGCTGGATGCGGGCGGAG GTTATGAATGGGCCCAAAATGTTGGTCTTATGAACTTTGTACAAACTGTACTTGACCCCAGTGTTGTCAGTAATCCAAAGAATGCTGGAACAGTCGCTTTTGCCATTAAGATATTGGCATCAGTTATCAAATATGGAGAAAATATTGAGACTTTTTCTGAGGATAAG ATTCTTGTACATTTTCTGGTTATCCTTCCAAGCATAAGGAATGATCCAAGTCTGGCATCTGCTTCACTGACACTTGTTAAAGCTCTCATCAAAGACAAAGCTGGTCTCCACTGGATTATCAAAAATG GACTGTGGGAGAAGATGTTATTACCATGTCTACGCAGCCCAAGCATGTTTGTACAGCGAGAAGGGGTTGACCTTATCGCAGCAGTCATGCTTCTGCAGATTGATACACCA CATTTTAGTGCAATGGTGAaggatttattgattatatctgACAAGTTTTGTGAGCTCAGACAACATGTAAATGGGGTACTTAGTGAAGAGATCAGGCAAAGCAGTATTTGTGTCCTAAACATCTTCAAGCAGATCTTTCTACAG ACACTTGGAAAATCTGCCATGTACTCTCAGCTAAGAAATGTTGGTGATATCAGTACAAGGTTATTATCCATCATAAAGCACAAGGTACCAGTAACTTCTGTGACGAGAGCCAGTGACGTCCTCATCCTCAATTTATTACACAGA TTTCAGGAAAAGTTGATGGGTTATGGTATATTTGAGCAGTTTCTGCTCGATTCCCTCTGTGCGGATATATTGTCACTGACAAAACTGCTCCTTGAGAATGGGTATATTGAAAGTTTTCTAAG GTCCTCAGTAAATGCTCATAAGTATTGGAGGATATTAGTGAACAatctgaaagaaaataagaacattgATATAACCTCTGTGGAATCAATTCTGATAATCATAACTGGCTTCCAG CTAACTCCCATCGTATCTTTATATCGAGCATCCCTGGGCCCTATATTTACAGCATGTCCAGAAAAAGAGAAGGTCATTGCTAAATGGAATGAAGAGCTCCATAgtagaataaatataaaagaagaaaacaag AATGAAACGGCAAAACTAGAAAAGGAAATCCGGAAGATTCTGGAGAAAGATCCCGTAGAAGCACTGCGGTTGACTGTGCTGTGCATttcctccatcatcagtgctgccGATCACCTTCACCTG ACAACTGCAGTGACTGTATTCCAAGGACTATCTTTTATTTTAATATCTCACAACTATGCTACCTCTCCAATGTCCCAACATGATGGACTTCAGAGGGCTGTCATCGATGGTCTTAGAATACTAGTGGAAAA ATATAACATTGATTGGAGGAAGACTTATGTGTCGGTTTGTCTTATGGGTCAACTTTGTGAGCTCGTGAAGATGCCTGGTATCTCTACTCAG GTTAAAGTGGCAATCCTGAAAGCCATGAATTCATGCATAAATGGATTCATACCTCCTGTTATGTCCATGTTAGTTAACagtgagaggatggaagagaataGTGTTGAATTGATGGGCAAG ATTTTAACTATTTATCTGGGTGACACGGAGTGGGAAGTTCGGGATTCTGCCTTGGAGTTGCTCCTCACCTGTATGAAGTTGGCAAAAGaga AATACCCATACTTTGTGGAGTGGCTGTTAAGATATAGATTGAATGATGCTCTGCTGACTGCCCTTGGAGATGTTGAGGGATATGTTAGAGCCAGTGCATTAAATGTCTTGGCAAACATCATTGAGATTGATAAG AAATCCACATCATCACAGTGCCACGAACTTGTAACCAAAGAATCTATCACTAGAAAAGGAGGCATGCCATACAAAATATGCCCCTCCAAAGGAACG gTTTGGCATGAACTAGAGCTTGAGAACCTTCCTGTCAGATCGCTAGCAGCTGTCCTCACGGAAGGGGAGGCATCTGTCAGACGGTCTGCCATTAACCTGATTCAGGCTCTCTTCATAGCAGGAAAATATGA GGatatgatgatgaacaccatggtTGTCCCAGTAATTCAGCATGCAGCAGAAGATTCGGATGATGAAGTACGGGCTGCATCTCTCGAGTTTATCAGAGTCCATATACAGGGCAAGCTGAATAAGTCTG GGATGGTTGATGGAGAATTTCCAATGGTGACCTTCAGTAAAGGTAAAATTACGAGATTGAACAAGGATGAAGTAAGAAATCGCATTCACAGTCTTGTCACCTG GGTATGTGATTGTGGGTATCTGACTTCACTCCTTACCTGCTTGAAAGACCCAGTGACCAGTGTTGCATCTAAGGCATTGGAAATCATTCAGTTTATTGGAAATCTTATAACAAAGTATGAGATTAGAATAGAGAAGAGTAAGCCCAAATCCAG TGATGCTTCTTATACTGTGAATTTAAGCCCAACGAAGGAGAACATTAAGGAGGAGACGCCAAGTACAAAAGTGATGGTAGCAGGGATAGAAGTCACTCTACCTGAAGATGCTAGTGCCTTAGACAAGATAGACCAAACCATTAATGACATACTCAGTTCTTCTGCCTTGTCAGCTGTGTCATT GATCAAGAGGCCAGTGGGTGAATACAGTAGCAGTCCCAGCCTTGATAATAGAGATCTGAAGCTGAGTACTGATGACATCCCATCTGCTAATCCTGCCATCCCAGTGTCATCTTTGTTACAGTGCATTGATGACTTGTCCCACACCAACATCAAGCAAG atGATAGCCTTGACGTCAGCAACTTCATCTCCTTGCTGGATGACATTCTTCTTGATGGAGGACAAAAACCATTGTTGTCTGATGACCAAAGATTGCGAGACTGCTATTAA
- the LOC125032976 gene encoding uncharacterized protein LOC125032976 isoform X2: MSQRETAINTKLQCVLHHLTTYEAQEDGTSDGTLAAVEDDTVLHKLHSHVDLMLDAGGGYEWAQNVGLMNFVQTVLDPSVVSNPKNAGTVAFAIKILASVIKYGENIETFSEDKILVHFLVILPSIRNDPSLASASLTLVKALIKDKAGLHWIIKNGLWEKMLLPCLRSPSMFVQREGVDLIAAVMLLQIDTPHFSAMVKDLLIISDKFCELRQHVNGVLSEEIRQSSICVLNIFKQIFLQTLGKSAMYSQLRNVGDISTRLLSIIKHKVPVTSVTRASDVLILNLLHRFQEKLMGYGIFEQFLLDSLCADILSLTKLLLENGYIESFLRSSVNAHKYWRILVNNLKENKNIDITSVESILIIITGFQLTPIVSLYRASLGPIFTACPEKEKVIAKWNEELHSRINIKEENKNETAKLEKEIRKILEKDPVEALRLTVLCISSIISAADHLHLTTAVTVFQGLSFILISHNYATSPMSQHDGLQRAVIDGLRILVEKYNIDWRKTYVSVCLMGQLCELVKMPGISTQVKVAILKAMNSCINGFIPPVMSMLVNSERMEENSVELMGKILTIYLGDTEWEVRDSALELLLTCMKLAKEKYPYFVEWLLRYRLNDALLTALGDVEGYVRASALNVLANIIEIDKVWHELELENLPVRSLAAVLTEGEASVRRSAINLIQALFIAGKYEDMMMNTMVVPVIQHAAEDSDDEVRAASLEFIRVHIQGKLNKSGMVDGEFPMVTFSKGKITRLNKDEVRNRIHSLVTWVCDCGYLTSLLTCLKDPVTSVASKALEIIQFIGNLITKYEIRIEKSKPKSSDASYTVNLSPTKENIKEETPSTKVMVAGIEVTLPEDASALDKIDQTINDILSSSALSAVSLIKRPVGEYSSSPSLDNRDLKLSTDDIPSANPAIPVSSLLQCIDDLSHTNIKQDDSLDVSNFISLLDDILLDGGQKPLLSDDQRLRDCY; encoded by the exons ATGAGCCAGAGGGAGACGGCGATCAACACCAAACTCCAGTGCGTGCTTCACCACCTCACGACCTACGAGGCCCAGGAGGACGGGACGAGCGATGGGACCCTGGCCGCGGTCGAGGACGACACCGTGCTCCACAAACTCCATTCCCACGTAGATTTGATGCTGGATGCGGGCGGAG GTTATGAATGGGCCCAAAATGTTGGTCTTATGAACTTTGTACAAACTGTACTTGACCCCAGTGTTGTCAGTAATCCAAAGAATGCTGGAACAGTCGCTTTTGCCATTAAGATATTGGCATCAGTTATCAAATATGGAGAAAATATTGAGACTTTTTCTGAGGATAAG ATTCTTGTACATTTTCTGGTTATCCTTCCAAGCATAAGGAATGATCCAAGTCTGGCATCTGCTTCACTGACACTTGTTAAAGCTCTCATCAAAGACAAAGCTGGTCTCCACTGGATTATCAAAAATG GACTGTGGGAGAAGATGTTATTACCATGTCTACGCAGCCCAAGCATGTTTGTACAGCGAGAAGGGGTTGACCTTATCGCAGCAGTCATGCTTCTGCAGATTGATACACCA CATTTTAGTGCAATGGTGAaggatttattgattatatctgACAAGTTTTGTGAGCTCAGACAACATGTAAATGGGGTACTTAGTGAAGAGATCAGGCAAAGCAGTATTTGTGTCCTAAACATCTTCAAGCAGATCTTTCTACAG ACACTTGGAAAATCTGCCATGTACTCTCAGCTAAGAAATGTTGGTGATATCAGTACAAGGTTATTATCCATCATAAAGCACAAGGTACCAGTAACTTCTGTGACGAGAGCCAGTGACGTCCTCATCCTCAATTTATTACACAGA TTTCAGGAAAAGTTGATGGGTTATGGTATATTTGAGCAGTTTCTGCTCGATTCCCTCTGTGCGGATATATTGTCACTGACAAAACTGCTCCTTGAGAATGGGTATATTGAAAGTTTTCTAAG GTCCTCAGTAAATGCTCATAAGTATTGGAGGATATTAGTGAACAatctgaaagaaaataagaacattgATATAACCTCTGTGGAATCAATTCTGATAATCATAACTGGCTTCCAG CTAACTCCCATCGTATCTTTATATCGAGCATCCCTGGGCCCTATATTTACAGCATGTCCAGAAAAAGAGAAGGTCATTGCTAAATGGAATGAAGAGCTCCATAgtagaataaatataaaagaagaaaacaag AATGAAACGGCAAAACTAGAAAAGGAAATCCGGAAGATTCTGGAGAAAGATCCCGTAGAAGCACTGCGGTTGACTGTGCTGTGCATttcctccatcatcagtgctgccGATCACCTTCACCTG ACAACTGCAGTGACTGTATTCCAAGGACTATCTTTTATTTTAATATCTCACAACTATGCTACCTCTCCAATGTCCCAACATGATGGACTTCAGAGGGCTGTCATCGATGGTCTTAGAATACTAGTGGAAAA ATATAACATTGATTGGAGGAAGACTTATGTGTCGGTTTGTCTTATGGGTCAACTTTGTGAGCTCGTGAAGATGCCTGGTATCTCTACTCAG GTTAAAGTGGCAATCCTGAAAGCCATGAATTCATGCATAAATGGATTCATACCTCCTGTTATGTCCATGTTAGTTAACagtgagaggatggaagagaataGTGTTGAATTGATGGGCAAG ATTTTAACTATTTATCTGGGTGACACGGAGTGGGAAGTTCGGGATTCTGCCTTGGAGTTGCTCCTCACCTGTATGAAGTTGGCAAAAGaga AATACCCATACTTTGTGGAGTGGCTGTTAAGATATAGATTGAATGATGCTCTGCTGACTGCCCTTGGAGATGTTGAGGGATATGTTAGAGCCAGTGCATTAAATGTCTTGGCAAACATCATTGAGATTGATAAG gTTTGGCATGAACTAGAGCTTGAGAACCTTCCTGTCAGATCGCTAGCAGCTGTCCTCACGGAAGGGGAGGCATCTGTCAGACGGTCTGCCATTAACCTGATTCAGGCTCTCTTCATAGCAGGAAAATATGA GGatatgatgatgaacaccatggtTGTCCCAGTAATTCAGCATGCAGCAGAAGATTCGGATGATGAAGTACGGGCTGCATCTCTCGAGTTTATCAGAGTCCATATACAGGGCAAGCTGAATAAGTCTG GGATGGTTGATGGAGAATTTCCAATGGTGACCTTCAGTAAAGGTAAAATTACGAGATTGAACAAGGATGAAGTAAGAAATCGCATTCACAGTCTTGTCACCTG GGTATGTGATTGTGGGTATCTGACTTCACTCCTTACCTGCTTGAAAGACCCAGTGACCAGTGTTGCATCTAAGGCATTGGAAATCATTCAGTTTATTGGAAATCTTATAACAAAGTATGAGATTAGAATAGAGAAGAGTAAGCCCAAATCCAG TGATGCTTCTTATACTGTGAATTTAAGCCCAACGAAGGAGAACATTAAGGAGGAGACGCCAAGTACAAAAGTGATGGTAGCAGGGATAGAAGTCACTCTACCTGAAGATGCTAGTGCCTTAGACAAGATAGACCAAACCATTAATGACATACTCAGTTCTTCTGCCTTGTCAGCTGTGTCATT GATCAAGAGGCCAGTGGGTGAATACAGTAGCAGTCCCAGCCTTGATAATAGAGATCTGAAGCTGAGTACTGATGACATCCCATCTGCTAATCCTGCCATCCCAGTGTCATCTTTGTTACAGTGCATTGATGACTTGTCCCACACCAACATCAAGCAAG atGATAGCCTTGACGTCAGCAACTTCATCTCCTTGCTGGATGACATTCTTCTTGATGGAGGACAAAAACCATTGTTGTCTGATGACCAAAGATTGCGAGACTGCTATTAA